The DNA segment ATGCTTTAAAGTTAGAGACAGTAATATCGCCACAGTGATTTGGGGTTACATGTATAAGAAGGGGTGGGGAGCTGATGTTGTATCGTATAATATTATGCTGTCAGGGTTGTGTATGTGCGGCAGAGTTAGGCACGCTATTGAGTTCTTTGATGATGCTCGAAGCCATGGCATTGCCCCAACCCCAACTGTTGTCGCATGGGACAGGGGAGAGAGTCGAGAGACGAAGCGGtttataaagaagaagaaagagggaGGTGAAAAGAAATCATTAAAAGTGAGTTAATAACACAATTGATTATTTATGGCAGAGGAGGCTTGGTAACGGAGAATGCATGAAGAGGAAACGGAGAAGACGAAGTTGACGGATAGAGTAGATCGATGATTCTTATGGTCTGAAGTGGGCTTGAGGTAGGCGTAACCATATCCGTATATATGCAGAAGGCCTGCAACATGACAACGAAACATGGGCCGTAATCTGAAGTGGGTTTCAACATGACTTAAGCTATCCTGACGTGGTAGAACGGAGAACCCCTATTGGACGATTTTAATAGATGATGTGGACACCTTCTCTATTGAGTATATTTGGCTTTTATTATTGTTAGATTTATTAGCTCTCGAAAGTCCAAAATAACCATTCAATTcataatgacatatatatatatatatatatatatatatatctgaaaaTGCTTAAATACATGCTAAAAGGctaaaattaattacaaaaacacacgaaatttcatcaaaaagaaggccaataaaatgtaaaaaatcaaAGGTGTAACTTAGCTCAGACGATTTGTGGTGGGACATGAAACGAAGGAAATGCTCATTTCTAATAATTACAAGGTTTATTGGCTTTTTGGTAAATCATGATAGCGAGGATCCATTTCCATATATGTACACTCAGGGGCAAAGCCAGGTAGTTGAAGATTATGGGTGCATGTGCACCACTAACTTTTCAGTTCATTTTATAAGGCAACACtgatgaaataaaattattaggaATACACTCATTCATTCAATTTATGAGCTTTGTGCACCTAGTAAATTCGCCACTGGTGGAGCTAGATCTCACTTTTATAGAGATCATTAGTCATTTATTACAGAAAAAAAGGAGTTATCTTGACCAATTTACCACAATAACAACATTGGATATAAGcctacaaatttttatttattgatttcATGTGGGTCAGTTGACCCCATACCTCCAACTTGGCTCCGCCACTGAGGTACGCTATGTTAAGATTCCAACTGAActattatatatagtttttcgTTTACTATAAATGTTATGGTTTGTATGTTTCtaggtaaaataaaaaaataaacggTTTTGAAACAAGGTCAATGAGAAGAGTTTACCAGAAAAAGATCAGCGAGAAGAGGAGAGAAGCCATAATAGTTGCATATTATACAAAGATGACCAAACCCATCGGAAAATAAGTATCGTCAGAATGTCAAGAGAACCCTCGGTgtatacacattttaataagACTCGGATTTCTGTTAGGGTCAAAATTGGTAACGATGAAATCATTGTCCGAAAGTTCCGCAAAAACCTTTCTAAAGAGGAAATAAGAATACAGAAAATTAAAACTTtgcatttttaaaaactattacaCGACAAACTCCTCGCACGGGATCATTCAATCCACCGAACGGACAATTCCCGAGCATCGGAACACACGAACCAGCATCGTCCGAACCGCCATTGGGCGAGTTGGACGAACCTCATCCAACTCGCCCAATGGCGAGTTAGATCAGTCTTGTCCAGTTCACCTTTAGGTGAGTTGGATCAATCCAATACCATGCATTCACGTCTCCGGAACTCCCCCTTTGGATCTTGGTCAAATTGTCTTTTGTTTCGTCTCGATTGGAATTACcgttgaaactttacgataaaaacgaTGAAAACTTATTTTCTAGTGTAAAGTTTGGATCGATCGTATAAGAcaataacaattaatttaaCACCATGGTTGTCTCGACTATACAATTGATTTTAGACTATTTCGTAAAACTAACTTCGTACTGAAGGCAATTCTTCCTGATGAAATCGTAAAAATGTTTTAGTCAAAAAACGCGGCGAAAGCCCGCTTACGATTTCTTATGAAAGTCGGCCCAAAGTCACTATGACGGTTTATAAAATATTCACGAGaaaagataaatatcaagtttgaagataaatgtcaagttcagagataaatgtcaagtttcaagggataatcatgaagatcaggaaaaatgaaatatttccgTAAGAAGATAAACTCGACCCAAGAGCGGAAAAAGAAATCCCAAACCAACCTAAGAGGCGTATATAAAGGATACAAAGGCGAGAtgcgaaaaaaaaaacttggacaTCCATAGCAAatttagcacttagagcaatttaggcaatttttgtttttgttatcgAGTTGTGACTCAACTAGGTTACGAACTCTTAGGTCTTTAGAACTAGGGAACTCGCTGACAGCTCTTGTGGCCAAGGCTCTTATCTATTGTAAAACGCTCATACACAGATtcgaataagatcttctttgctctctttacgTTTTGTCGAATTTTTACTTAATCTATTTTTGTGTTCTTATTACTTGGCGTATGGTTTAGCAGATATCCGAGATTTTTAGGAATTTTAAgactttttttctttattttatgaaaatcgacggtgtgaattttTGTTCCCGTAATTTCTGAACGTGTATGGGATATTGGACAAAAGAAGAGCGTAGCGTAAATAATCAGATCAAATTGGtacattatttttatattgtttattcTTTTAGTTTAAGTCTTCGTTCATTGTTTCttataacaattttaaaatatccaaGCAGTAATAGTCTTATAGTAATCTCGTGTATTCACGTTAGCCATGAGctcgatttttttttgaaagctaAATTATTGCTGTTTGACGAGTATGAATTTGGAATTCTGCCAAGTGGTTAACATGATAGTCTGCAAGAGACGATTGGTACACTTCCTGATATTAATTGAAAATTGTTTAAATTCAGGTCAGAAAGTAAAACATTTTTAGGCTAGTCTACTATGTATCAATAAATGTGTTTTTACCGTAGACGACCGGACAGTTGGTAGgatttatcaaaagaaattttttttaatataaaaaaaatcttaaaataattttagaacaggaaaaaaaatttgcaagaaaatttaaaataacttcATAGAATATAGTCTATAACGAGGAGTATAGATTAATTCAAACTTCATCTTACATTTTTgtctaaataaaaagatatcaatataaaataaaatttaaaatttgcatAAAGAAAAGATCCGAATACTTTTTCTATAAATTCATAAATTGCTTTTTAAGGCTTCAAATATTTAGGACCCGCCTTAGGTAAAATGAAAGGATAAAACTCATACCTAAAACTACAGCTTTTACCTAAAACTCTGGCTCCTAGTTTATCCCAAAAACATCTCGCAAAATAGAAATTATTTCGTTCTAAACACTTCCTACAGTTTTTTTGCGTCATGTCAAAGGAGCACTCAGCCATTCCATATATCGTTTCCTTCCCCACCCTCTTCTCCTCCGCCGTGTAGTACGGCGCTTCTCGGTTAGCATCACGAGTGGCATTTTGTATCATATCGTCGATGAAATGCCGCGGTTTGACTTTGTTATATAGATCGTCGGTTATTTTCGTTGCATTGGACATACAGAAATTGTTGTCGTAGTCGATCATGCCTAAAGAATCGATCgtagaaaaatataaagaacaTTGGTCGTACC comes from the Brassica rapa cultivar Chiifu-401-42 chromosome A01, CAAS_Brap_v3.01, whole genome shotgun sequence genome and includes:
- the LOC103874437 gene encoding putative cysteine-rich repeat secretory protein 17 isoform X1, translating into MYISPSVSVRLLLVPILAVVAIQLLFVRAVSSVNMTNPYLHHKCFVTLGKYKPGSQYEKNLKRIISEFPKGSFKRGFISMTLGESPDFIVMLFQCRGDTHGPKCRSCYATAKPEFFKRCPRHKGGIIWYDQCSLYFSTIDSLGMIDYDNNFCMSNATKITDDLYNKVKPRHFIDDMIQNATRDANREAPYYTAEEKRVGKETIYGMAECSFDMTQKNCRKCLERNNFYFARCFWDKLGARVLGKSCSFRYEFYPFILPKAGPKYLKP